The Neobacillus sp. OS1-2 genome includes a window with the following:
- a CDS encoding GatB/YqeY domain-containing protein: MSLLERLNNDMKQAMKNKEKDKLSVIRMVKASLQNEAIKLGTKELSEDVELTVLSREVKQRKDSLHEFDKAGRQDLVDKLHTELSIVELYLPKQLSEDELSDIVKETIAEVGATSKAEMGKVMAAIMPKVKGKADGSLVNKFVQQHLS, translated from the coding sequence ATGAGTCTTCTCGAGCGTTTGAATAATGATATGAAACAAGCGATGAAAAACAAGGAAAAAGACAAACTCTCAGTTATTCGGATGGTCAAAGCTTCCTTGCAGAATGAAGCTATTAAGCTTGGAACGAAAGAGCTTTCTGAAGACGTGGAGTTAACGGTCCTTTCTCGCGAAGTAAAGCAACGCAAAGACTCCCTCCATGAATTTGATAAGGCTGGTCGTCAAGACCTAGTTGATAAATTGCATACAGAGCTCTCGATTGTCGAGCTGTATTTACCGAAACAGCTTTCAGAAGATGAGTTATCAGACATTGTTAAAGAAACGATTGCTGAAGTTGGTGCAACATCAAAAGCGGAAATGGGAAAAGTGATGGCTGCGATTATGCCTAAAGTAAAGGGTAAAGCAGACGGA
- the rpsU gene encoding 30S ribosomal protein S21: MSKTVVRKNESLEDALRRFKRTVSKTGTLQEARKREFYEKPSVKRKKKSEAARKRKF, from the coding sequence ATGTCTAAAACCGTCGTTCGTAAAAACGAATCGCTTGAAGATGCTCTTCGTCGCTTCAAACGTACAGTATCAAAAACTGGTACTTTGCAAGAGGCAAGAAAGCGCGAATTTTATGAAAAACCAAGTGTAAAACGTAAGAAAAAGTCTGAAGCAGCAAGAAAACGTAAGTTTTAA
- a CDS encoding Na/Pi symporter has product MLYILLFVLCILLFIFGMTIIRFGLFNLSANKLKTWLIKLTSTPLKGMVTGTFITALLQSSSAVMVITIGLISARIMTFPQSIGIILGTNIGTTFKTELITFDIDAILVPLAISGALLILLKNKRARSIGMLLFGIASVFTAMKGFELVAEPLTTMGFINKFILSINDNLLLSILAGTIITAIIQSSTAMTGIAMGFLTAGLLQLDAGIAIVLGANIGTCITAIIASIGGGKESKLAAFAHVWLNVFGVLLFIPLIPLLTENAPFLASRKDVQLAHISVIFNVATSLLILPFATRFGEMILFLHDRRPKRPVS; this is encoded by the coding sequence ATGCTGTACATATTATTATTTGTTCTTTGTATTTTATTATTTATTTTTGGAATGACCATTATTAGGTTTGGCTTATTTAATTTGTCTGCTAATAAATTGAAAACATGGCTGATAAAACTTACAAGCACACCGTTAAAAGGGATGGTAACAGGAACCTTCATCACAGCCCTGTTGCAAAGCAGCTCCGCTGTAATGGTCATCACAATTGGTTTAATTTCGGCTAGAATTATGACCTTCCCTCAATCAATTGGGATTATTCTCGGCACCAATATCGGTACAACCTTTAAAACGGAACTCATTACCTTTGATATAGATGCCATCCTTGTTCCCCTTGCCATTAGTGGCGCACTACTTATTTTATTAAAAAATAAAAGAGCAAGAAGTATTGGCATGCTATTATTTGGAATCGCCTCCGTATTTACCGCCATGAAGGGGTTCGAATTAGTAGCGGAACCTTTAACCACAATGGGTTTTATTAATAAATTTATTTTATCTATTAATGACAATCTACTCTTAAGTATATTAGCTGGTACTATTATTACAGCTATTATCCAATCGAGCACAGCGATGACAGGGATTGCGATGGGATTTTTAACCGCTGGGCTGTTGCAGCTTGATGCCGGTATCGCTATAGTGCTGGGAGCAAATATAGGCACATGTATTACGGCGATTATTGCCTCAATCGGCGGCGGAAAGGAATCAAAGTTAGCCGCCTTTGCCCATGTCTGGCTCAATGTATTTGGAGTTTTACTATTTATCCCGCTAATTCCATTGCTTACGGAAAATGCACCATTCCTTGCTAGCAGAAAAGATGTCCAGCTTGCGCATATAAGTGTGATATTTAATGTGGCAACCTCATTGCTTATCTTACCTTTCGCTACCCGGTTTGGTGAAATGATTTTATTTTTACACGATCGACGGCCTAAACGTCCAGTGTCATAA
- the mtaB gene encoding tRNA (N(6)-L-threonylcarbamoyladenosine(37)-C(2))-methylthiotransferase MtaB, producing the protein MATVAFHTLGCKVNHYETEAIWQLFKQEGYERVDFEAISDVYIINTCTVTNTGDKKSRQVIRRAVRKNPDAVICVTGCYAQTSPAEIMAIPGVDVVVGTQDRVKMLDYIKQYKTERQPINGVGNIMKNRVYEELDVPSFTDRTRASLKIQEGCNNFCTFCIIPWARGLMRSRDPKEVIRQAQQLVDAGYKEIVLTGIHTGGYGEDMKDYNLAMLLRDLEAGVRGLERLRISSIEASQITDEVIEVIKHSTIVVRHFHIPIQSGSNTVLKRMRRKYTMEFFGERLERLKEVLPGLAVTSDVIVGFPGETEDEFMETYNFIKDHKFSELHVFPYSKRTGTPAARMEDQVDEEVKNERVHRLISLSDQLAKEYASLFEGEVLEVIPEEEYKEEPISGKYVGYTDNYLKVVFPATEEMVGKIVKVKITKAGYPYNEGQFVRIVEDTAIVKEEVFKQEEAAI; encoded by the coding sequence ATGGCAACAGTCGCGTTTCATACACTTGGATGCAAGGTGAACCACTATGAAACTGAAGCCATCTGGCAATTGTTTAAACAAGAAGGCTACGAACGAGTTGATTTTGAAGCAATTTCCGATGTATATATTATCAATACATGTACAGTTACGAATACAGGGGATAAAAAGAGCCGTCAGGTAATCCGCCGGGCTGTTCGAAAAAATCCGGATGCTGTCATTTGTGTAACAGGCTGTTATGCCCAAACATCGCCAGCAGAAATTATGGCGATTCCTGGTGTTGATGTTGTCGTCGGGACGCAGGATCGCGTGAAAATGCTCGATTATATTAAACAATATAAAACGGAGCGCCAGCCGATTAATGGCGTAGGTAACATCATGAAAAACCGTGTTTATGAGGAACTTGACGTTCCTTCATTTACGGACAGAACACGTGCCTCGTTAAAAATTCAGGAGGGCTGCAATAATTTCTGTACTTTTTGTATCATTCCCTGGGCTCGTGGCTTAATGAGATCACGTGATCCAAAAGAAGTGATTCGTCAGGCGCAACAGCTTGTGGATGCAGGTTACAAGGAAATTGTGTTAACAGGTATTCATACAGGCGGTTACGGTGAGGACATGAAAGATTATAATCTAGCAATGCTGCTCCGCGATTTAGAGGCGGGTGTAAGGGGTCTTGAGCGTCTACGTATTTCATCGATAGAAGCAAGCCAAATTACGGATGAAGTCATTGAGGTAATTAAGCACTCTACTATCGTTGTTCGTCATTTTCATATCCCGATTCAATCCGGTTCTAATACGGTTTTAAAGAGAATGCGCCGTAAATATACGATGGAATTCTTTGGAGAAAGACTTGAGCGCTTGAAAGAAGTGCTTCCTGGTCTTGCCGTTACATCTGATGTCATTGTTGGTTTCCCTGGCGAAACAGAAGACGAATTTATGGAAACATACAATTTTATTAAAGACCATAAATTCTCTGAGCTCCATGTCTTCCCATATTCGAAGCGAACAGGAACTCCTGCCGCACGGATGGAAGATCAGGTGGATGAAGAGGTTAAAAATGAACGTGTCCACCGGTTAATTTCTCTTTCTGATCAGCTGGCGAAGGAATACGCCTCACTTTTTGAAGGTGAAGTATTAGAAGTCATTCCTGAAGAGGAATACAAGGAAGAGCCTATTTCCGGAAAATATGTTGGTTACACGGATAATTATCTTAAAGTAGTATTCCCGGCAACTGAAGAGATGGTTGGTAAGATTGTTAAAGTGAAAATTACCAAAGCAGGTTACCCATACAATGAAGGTCAATTTGTCCGAATTGTGGAAGATACTGCGATTGTTAAAGAAGAAGTTTTTAAGCAGGAAGAAGCAGCAATATAA